In Geotalea uraniireducens, one genomic interval encodes:
- a CDS encoding helix-turn-helix transcriptional regulator gives MKYRNNVRKIREERLMSKSELARLAGVSPATIDRIERGEECRMETKRKILLALGFSLSEKDAVFLD, from the coding sequence ATGAAATATCGAAACAATGTCCGGAAGATTCGTGAAGAACGGCTCATGAGCAAGTCGGAGCTGGCGCGGCTTGCCGGCGTTTCTCCGGCGACTATCGATCGAATCGAGCGTGGCGAAGAGTGTAGAATGGAAACCAAGAGAAAGATATTGCTGGCTCTTGGTTTTTCTTTATCGGAAAAAGACGCGGTGTTTCTCGATTAA
- a CDS encoding GspH/FimT family pseudopilin, whose product MQRTRQDDVQAKLAQRGFTLAELLTAIAIMAVVFALAVPNLIQWQQNALYREAAQSVLAALRSTRSGAVTYNIQHETEFDNATNQYRITRKSASTSALFDRVVQPWSALPAGVFLNCSSASSLNIVFNPNGTATIPNSATTAAIRIKDNSSTTRFSVEVSQSGLVMIR is encoded by the coding sequence ATGCAGCGTACCAGGCAGGATGACGTTCAAGCCAAACTTGCGCAGCGTGGGTTCACTCTTGCGGAACTGCTGACGGCCATTGCCATCATGGCGGTGGTTTTTGCTCTTGCCGTTCCGAACCTGATCCAGTGGCAACAGAATGCCCTCTACCGCGAGGCTGCCCAATCGGTTCTTGCCGCACTAAGGAGCACCCGGAGCGGGGCAGTCACGTACAATATCCAGCATGAGACCGAATTCGACAATGCAACCAATCAATACCGAATAACCAGAAAGAGCGCTTCGACCAGTGCGCTGTTTGATCGGGTTGTCCAACCGTGGAGCGCCTTGCCTGCGGGCGTGTTCCTCAATTGCAGCTCCGCTTCAAGCCTCAATATCGTGTTCAATCCCAACGGAACTGCGACCATTCCCAATTCTGCCACTACCGCCGCGATTCGTATTAAAGACAATTCGTCAACAACGAGATTCAGCGTTGAAGTTTCTCAGAGTGGACTGGTAATGATTCGCTAG
- a CDS encoding putative Ig domain-containing protein — translation MSGDLQVRLVPEAPTIASTLQAVYCGPGSPRFSWEKNGAALDESGATLTGKDFHKGDTLAVIVSAGGKEGRAEVVIGNSPPEISSVSWTPEIVRHGTDLVVTPSGSDADGDYLWYSYRWQINGTTLADDTPLLRGDRFVRGDRISLTITPNDTDGPGRPFVVPDFIVPNSQPYFVSTPPNGFQGTMYVYNAVARDPDGDPLTYSLAQAPAGMTVNPGTGRISWAIGSRDAGAHTVEVVALDSNGSRQSQIYTITVNIP, via the coding sequence ATGAGCGGGGATCTGCAGGTGCGGCTCGTCCCGGAAGCGCCGACGATTGCTTCAACACTGCAGGCGGTCTATTGTGGCCCCGGTTCTCCCCGGTTCAGTTGGGAAAAAAACGGCGCCGCGCTGGATGAAAGCGGGGCAACTCTGACCGGTAAGGATTTTCACAAGGGAGATACCCTGGCGGTGATTGTCTCGGCAGGAGGGAAAGAGGGGCGGGCCGAGGTCGTTATTGGCAATAGCCCACCGGAAATCAGTTCGGTCAGTTGGACGCCGGAAATTGTCCGCCACGGGACCGATCTTGTCGTAACCCCTTCAGGGAGCGATGCTGACGGCGATTATCTGTGGTACAGCTATCGGTGGCAAATTAATGGCACGACGCTGGCCGACGATACGCCCCTTCTGCGCGGGGATCGATTCGTCAGGGGGGACCGGATCTCGCTGACCATCACGCCGAATGACACAGACGGACCGGGGCGGCCATTTGTGGTACCGGATTTTATTGTCCCCAACAGTCAGCCTTATTTTGTCAGTACCCCGCCGAACGGATTCCAGGGAACAATGTACGTTTATAATGCCGTCGCCCGGGATCCCGATGGCGATCCGTTGACCTATTCGTTGGCGCAGGCGCCGGCAGGAATGACCGTCAACCCTGGTACCGGCAGGATTTCCTGGGCAATTGGCAGCCGCGACGCCGGGGCTCACACTGTTGAAGTGGTGGCCCTTGACAGTAACGGGAGCAGGCAGAGCCAAATCTACACAATCACGGTCAACATCCCTTGA
- a CDS encoding pilus assembly protein — protein MKRWLVMIGVLAAILPVAAMPVAAAPDQYGGDTSIYGGATAAIQPNVLIIIDTSGSMADSVPSTTYDPSTTYPAVNACGNYWSPQACSTNTVYQYSNSTYTSLGVSVTNVTTTCSGVNPQSLLQTTGEYSGRKLTTSGACSNRGSGTYYIGNYINWLLGPNNSMRPKIDIAKEVIKNLVTSTTGVKFGLMRYHYVSGSGQGAEFISALPSGLSSSYVTTVKNMDDIFSGTTTNRQALTSVVDNLAANGNTPLGESLFEAMRYFTGGAPAFGSTVGVTSGKYTSPIESSCQKNYVIVVTDGMANADDSSVLKTICSSGDCDGDGQEPNNLDHILDDVAKYLYDNDLSTGYDGKQNVTTYAIGFGDVGSDATAVDLLNRATDSSHGHGQAFLAGNQTQLAAALTQVMSQIFSVDTSFVAPVVPVSPENKTYNASRVYMGFFKPVNQTYWAGNLKKYGLDSNSNLIDQAGVIANYVDLDGDRTDDNSGVTLPTGAVNGTFKASSVSYWNSIADGGQVDEGGAGSVLESRDFGANPRKIYTYVSTNTDLTDASNAFSTGNTNITATTLNVADSATKDKLINFITGYDAYDENLNSNTTEKRAWVFGDVLHAKPLVVNFKSYTVSSSTESNWSYNQTMIFVGDNDGMLHAIKDCDGSEAWAFIPPAVLPNLKEIPGQTHTYFVDSSPVVYIYDKNGNGSIETGDGDKVILLFGLRRGGGTNTLPATGYYYALDVSNPLSPRYLWSISGADTNFGNLGESFSEPRITKMKIGSEKDIVAFIGGGYDNLNEDSRYGATQTYNGTGTVTVANNGGGAYTSDDGSVPLTPRGGAIYAVKIASLNNAGVPTVVSTPTKIWSCEYGTAAQQASAPANYSTGMTFSFPGEIANVDTDANGYTDRLYAVDLGGNLWRFNVGSSTVSSWRGYKIFSANSGADGTVGRKAFYKPAVSLESTFTSSSAGRDALILFGTGDREHPLNLNVVDRLYAVRDKGQTSAKSESDLVDVTTDDLQSPTADAATVKNTLDALSATSNYGWYIKLNQNTGEKVLASPTLFNKVIYFTTFSPSTTSTVDPCQPANLGSSLLYALNYQTGEAVQNYDKSNDTASTTNVRAFMNGSNSSNGVLLRSDRVMTLGQGIPSGVVLIVNSGGEVKGIVGTGGNIAQVDVKKYGGIVPLYWRQK, from the coding sequence ATGAAACGGTGGTTAGTGATGATCGGGGTGCTGGCGGCAATCTTGCCAGTGGCGGCAATGCCGGTGGCGGCGGCGCCCGACCAGTATGGCGGCGATACATCCATTTACGGCGGCGCGACGGCTGCCATCCAGCCGAACGTGCTGATCATTATCGATACTTCCGGCAGTATGGCCGACTCGGTCCCGTCCACTACCTACGATCCGAGTACGACCTATCCTGCGGTCAATGCGTGCGGTAACTACTGGTCACCCCAGGCGTGCAGTACCAATACGGTTTACCAGTATAGCAATTCTACCTATACCTCCCTGGGCGTGAGCGTCACAAACGTTACTACCACGTGTAGCGGTGTTAATCCCCAGTCGCTCCTCCAGACCACCGGCGAATACAGCGGCAGGAAACTCACCACCAGCGGCGCTTGCAGTAATAGGGGGTCGGGAACATACTACATTGGCAACTATATAAACTGGCTGCTCGGGCCGAACAATTCGATGCGCCCCAAGATCGACATCGCCAAGGAGGTCATCAAGAACCTCGTTACCAGCACCACCGGGGTGAAGTTTGGCCTGATGCGCTACCATTACGTCTCCGGTAGCGGTCAGGGGGCCGAATTCATCAGCGCCTTACCGTCAGGGTTATCTAGTTCGTATGTGACCACCGTCAAGAACATGGACGATATCTTCAGCGGCACGACCACCAATCGTCAGGCTTTGACCTCGGTCGTTGACAACCTTGCCGCCAATGGCAATACCCCGCTCGGCGAATCGTTGTTCGAGGCGATGCGCTATTTTACCGGCGGGGCCCCTGCCTTCGGCAGTACGGTCGGTGTCACAAGCGGGAAGTATACGTCGCCGATCGAATCGAGTTGCCAGAAAAACTATGTCATTGTTGTCACCGACGGGATGGCCAATGCCGATGACAGCTCGGTTCTGAAAACCATCTGTTCGAGCGGCGACTGCGATGGCGACGGGCAGGAACCTAACAATCTCGACCACATCCTGGATGATGTGGCCAAGTATCTCTATGATAACGATCTCTCCACTGGTTATGACGGCAAACAGAATGTCACCACCTATGCCATCGGTTTCGGCGATGTCGGCTCGGATGCGACGGCAGTGGATCTGCTGAACCGGGCTACCGACAGCAGCCACGGTCACGGTCAGGCCTTCCTGGCCGGCAACCAGACCCAGTTGGCCGCGGCCCTGACCCAGGTAATGTCGCAAATCTTCTCGGTCGATACCTCCTTCGTGGCGCCGGTGGTGCCGGTCAGTCCGGAAAACAAGACTTATAACGCCAGCCGGGTTTACATGGGGTTCTTCAAACCGGTGAACCAGACCTACTGGGCCGGTAATCTGAAGAAATACGGCCTCGACAGTAATAGCAACCTGATTGACCAGGCCGGGGTGATTGCCAATTATGTTGACCTCGATGGCGACCGCACAGATGACAATAGCGGAGTTACGCTGCCGACGGGGGCGGTGAACGGGACCTTCAAGGCAAGCTCCGTCTCGTACTGGAATTCCATTGCCGACGGTGGCCAGGTTGACGAAGGGGGGGCTGGTTCCGTCCTGGAGAGCCGGGATTTCGGTGCCAATCCGCGGAAAATCTATACCTATGTCAGCACAAACACCGACCTGACCGATGCGAGCAATGCCTTTTCGACGGGGAATACGAACATCACTGCTACGACTCTCAATGTGGCCGATAGTGCTACGAAGGACAAGCTGATCAACTTCATCACCGGTTACGATGCCTATGATGAGAACCTGAACAGCAATACCACCGAGAAGCGAGCCTGGGTTTTCGGTGATGTCCTCCATGCCAAGCCGCTGGTTGTCAATTTCAAGAGCTATACGGTTTCTTCTTCAACTGAGTCGAATTGGAGCTACAACCAAACGATGATCTTTGTCGGCGACAACGACGGCATGCTGCACGCCATCAAGGATTGTGACGGCAGCGAGGCGTGGGCCTTCATTCCTCCTGCTGTGCTACCCAATCTCAAGGAGATTCCGGGCCAGACCCATACCTACTTCGTCGATTCGTCGCCCGTGGTGTACATCTATGATAAGAACGGCAATGGGTCGATCGAAACCGGTGACGGCGACAAGGTAATCCTGCTCTTCGGCCTCCGCCGCGGCGGTGGCACCAATACCTTGCCAGCCACCGGCTACTACTATGCTTTGGACGTGAGTAATCCCCTTAGTCCGCGATACCTTTGGAGCATTTCCGGGGCGGATACCAACTTCGGGAACCTCGGCGAAAGTTTCAGTGAGCCGCGCATCACCAAGATGAAAATCGGTAGCGAGAAGGATATTGTGGCGTTCATCGGCGGCGGGTACGACAACCTGAATGAAGACTCCCGGTATGGTGCCACCCAGACGTACAACGGGACCGGCACGGTCACTGTCGCCAATAACGGTGGTGGGGCGTATACCAGTGACGATGGGAGTGTGCCGCTCACCCCCCGGGGAGGGGCGATTTATGCCGTGAAGATTGCCAGCTTGAACAATGCCGGCGTTCCAACCGTTGTCAGTACCCCAACCAAGATCTGGAGCTGTGAATACGGGACCGCTGCCCAGCAGGCCAGCGCGCCGGCTAACTACAGTACTGGTATGACGTTCTCCTTCCCCGGCGAAATTGCCAACGTGGACACGGATGCGAACGGCTATACGGATCGCCTGTATGCCGTTGACCTGGGTGGAAACCTCTGGCGGTTTAACGTCGGTTCCTCGACCGTGAGCAGTTGGCGGGGCTACAAGATTTTCAGTGCCAATTCTGGCGCCGACGGGACGGTGGGGCGTAAGGCGTTTTATAAGCCAGCGGTCAGCTTGGAGAGCACTTTCACTTCGTCCTCTGCCGGCAGGGATGCACTGATCCTGTTTGGTACTGGGGATCGGGAACATCCATTGAACCTCAATGTCGTCGACCGGCTCTATGCCGTACGCGACAAGGGGCAAACCAGCGCCAAATCGGAAAGTGACTTGGTTGACGTGACCACGGACGATCTCCAGTCACCGACAGCAGATGCCGCTACGGTAAAAAACACGCTTGACGCCCTGAGCGCAACGAGCAACTACGGCTGGTATATCAAGCTGAACCAGAACACCGGGGAGAAAGTCCTTGCTTCGCCGACGCTCTTCAACAAGGTCATTTATTTCACAACATTTTCCCCAAGTACGACGTCAACCGTCGACCCTTGTCAGCCGGCCAACCTCGGCAGCAGCCTGCTCTATGCATTGAACTACCAGACCGGGGAGGCGGTGCAGAATTACGACAAGAGCAACGATACGGCTTCGACAACAAACGTACGTGCCTTCATGAATGGCAGCAATTCATCCAACGGTGTGCTGCTCCGGAGCGATCGGGTCATGACGCTTGGCCAGGGGATACCTTCCGGGGTGGTTCTTATTGTCAATTCTGGCGGCGAGGTTAAGGGGATCGTTGGCACCGGCGGCAATATTGCTCAGGTGGACGTGAAGAAATACGGCGGTATCGTCCCGCTCTATTGGCGGCAGAAATAG
- a CDS encoding pilus assembly PilX family protein — translation MQGFHQKCLREIEGVLDNERGITLVIVLLMLVILGILGASLLSTTTTDVQIAGNARNNEQAFYVTEAALQYAETNSDIYKAINPGVQDTYSSSVTVNGKMAKVVVKYTGASPPPSGYDATEFQSNLYTISATGSGPNNAQASLESGMARIVPKAKDY, via the coding sequence ATGCAGGGCTTTCACCAGAAATGTCTCCGGGAAATTGAGGGGGTGTTGGATAACGAGCGGGGGATAACGCTGGTTATTGTGTTGTTGATGCTGGTCATCCTGGGAATCCTGGGGGCATCGCTGCTCTCCACTACAACCACCGACGTGCAGATTGCCGGAAATGCCCGAAACAACGAACAGGCGTTCTACGTCACCGAGGCGGCATTGCAATATGCCGAAACCAATAGTGATATCTACAAGGCGATCAACCCCGGGGTCCAGGATACTTATAGCAGTTCGGTGACGGTCAACGGCAAGATGGCCAAAGTAGTAGTCAAATATACCGGGGCAAGTCCGCCCCCCTCTGGATATGACGCAACGGAGTTCCAGTCCAATCTGTACACGATCAGCGCCACCGGGTCTGGCCCGAATAACGCCCAGGCAAGCCTGGAGTCTGGTATGGCCCGGATCGTGCCGAAGGCGAAAGATTATTGA
- a CDS encoding PilW family protein produces the protein MNRLSKREKGFTLVEMLVVVAIFGVIMGAVYSLYLAHQRAAYKQQDVMELQQNLVIGMDSLIKDIRMTGFLVTKSATQPYVSTLGHYSSQVTLYSASSLATNTMQITKDIATVAGPTLGPISVDSADSLSWFHKNDTVRIIRTSTASFIQPILADNQNDTATTSIFTIYTTSSGTPSVTLARSPDFPADVDFKAGDLIVKVLGANYPESISYVVEGCDGSEDPIKCLKRTAGGATQLVARYITGLHFSYIMDDNTETNTPSDDQIKDDLRAIKVTLTGQTTKKVSPTDTSSTRQLTTIVNMRNRRQ, from the coding sequence ATGAATAGACTGTCCAAAAGAGAAAAGGGCTTTACGCTTGTCGAAATGCTCGTTGTCGTGGCTATTTTTGGTGTGATCATGGGGGCGGTTTATTCGCTCTATCTGGCACATCAGCGGGCCGCCTACAAGCAACAGGATGTGATGGAACTACAGCAAAACCTGGTGATCGGCATGGATTCCCTGATCAAGGATATCCGGATGACCGGTTTTCTTGTCACCAAAAGCGCAACACAGCCGTATGTGTCGACGCTTGGTCATTATTCAAGCCAAGTGACACTCTATTCGGCATCGTCATTGGCAACCAATACCATGCAGATTACGAAAGACATCGCGACGGTTGCCGGTCCCACCCTCGGGCCAATTTCCGTCGATTCCGCAGACTCGCTCAGCTGGTTCCATAAGAATGATACGGTGCGGATCATCCGGACCTCTACCGCATCTTTTATCCAACCGATCCTTGCCGACAACCAGAATGATACGGCGACGACGTCGATATTCACCATCTATACGACAAGCAGCGGGACGCCGAGCGTTACCCTTGCCCGGTCGCCCGATTTCCCGGCGGATGTCGATTTCAAAGCTGGCGATCTGATCGTAAAAGTCTTGGGGGCGAACTACCCGGAGTCGATCTCTTATGTGGTCGAGGGGTGCGACGGTTCGGAAGACCCGATTAAGTGCTTAAAGCGTACTGCCGGCGGGGCTACTCAGTTAGTAGCCCGTTACATTACCGGGCTGCATTTCTCGTACATCATGGATGACAATACGGAGACGAACACTCCCTCTGACGACCAGATCAAAGACGATCTCCGGGCGATCAAGGTCACTCTGACTGGCCAGACGACAAAAAAGGTGTCACCGACCGATACATCCAGTACCCGTCAGTTGACGACAATCGTCAATATGCGCAACAGGAGGCAATAG
- a CDS encoding prepilin-type N-terminal cleavage/methylation domain-containing protein: protein MKMPGGGMNQRGFTLVELLVSVTLMVIGVFAVVSMISVSMRSDMIANGIATKTGLAREVLEDITSRSTSDSVLITTALNQNYNFYTPHTLPGSSTQSQTTIQSATYTATYSVQINTPSSGVSQITASISGGSGGVVSMTSYKRVN, encoded by the coding sequence ATGAAAATGCCGGGAGGCGGGATGAATCAGCGGGGGTTCACCCTGGTCGAGTTACTGGTTTCGGTGACGCTCATGGTTATCGGCGTGTTCGCGGTCGTCAGCATGATCAGTGTATCGATGCGCTCCGACATGATTGCCAACGGTATTGCGACAAAAACCGGCCTTGCCCGGGAGGTGCTGGAGGATATCACTTCCCGCTCGACGTCGGATTCGGTGCTCATTACAACTGCACTCAACCAGAACTACAATTTTTATACTCCCCATACCCTCCCCGGATCGAGCACGCAAAGTCAAACCACGATCCAGTCGGCTACCTATACGGCAACATATTCGGTGCAGATAAATACCCCGAGTAGTGGTGTTTCGCAGATCACTGCCAGCATCAGCGGCGGCTCGGGTGGCGTCGTCTCCATGACCTCCTACAAGAGGGTAAACTGA
- a CDS encoding prepilin-type N-terminal cleavage/methylation domain-containing protein has product MCGVVLRHASPGMEKRGARGFTLFELLVALAIIAIVVAVAIPAFSSLYGDVCLKAAVWEIGQMIKEGKQRGLEEADYALCFNPPVGKVTLVSGRGPDGEWNTADDPVVRALFLSTKGGGLKFGTGGHGPYQPGRADPEDGISFATPENVMVCNTRLTGNGGTIYVQSASGGAMALVVNSIDFSYSTWRWSGKRWVKM; this is encoded by the coding sequence ATGTGCGGTGTGGTCCTTCGCCACGCTTCTCCAGGGATGGAGAAACGTGGCGCTCGGGGATTTACCCTCTTCGAACTGCTTGTCGCGCTGGCGATCATCGCTATCGTCGTTGCTGTGGCAATTCCCGCCTTTAGCTCTCTGTATGGTGATGTTTGTCTCAAGGCTGCCGTCTGGGAGATCGGCCAGATGATCAAGGAAGGGAAGCAGCGAGGATTGGAAGAGGCGGACTATGCGCTCTGCTTCAATCCTCCGGTGGGGAAAGTGACACTTGTCTCAGGGCGGGGGCCGGATGGTGAGTGGAACACCGCCGACGATCCGGTTGTCCGCGCCCTTTTTCTGTCGACCAAGGGGGGCGGCCTCAAATTCGGCACCGGTGGCCACGGCCCGTATCAGCCCGGTCGTGCCGATCCGGAGGATGGCATCAGCTTCGCAACTCCGGAAAACGTCATGGTCTGCAACACGCGGCTTACCGGCAATGGTGGTACGATATATGTTCAGTCGGCATCCGGCGGGGCAATGGCGTTGGTGGTCAACTCGATAGATTTCAGTTATTCCACTTGGCGCTGGTCCGGTAAACGATGGGTGAAGATGTAA
- a CDS encoding sigma-54-dependent transcriptional regulator, with product MLRVMLGKHNYAVDVATDGAAGVTLARQQPYDFILCDIRMPVLDGLGFLRQAQAAGVTATIIMMSAYGTVDTAIACMKEGAYDYVAKPFKNDEILLVLKKAEERERLKAENRRLREEVAREYSFANIISRNERMKDIFALVRKVCDVRTPVLLLGESGTGKELVARAIHYHGSRRDGPFVALNCGAIPENLLESELFGHVRGAFTDAAADRRGLFEEADGGTLFLDEIGDMPLSLQVKLLRVLQEGELRRLGGAKQIKVDVRIISATAKRLDAEVAAGNFREDLYFRLNVVSITLPPLRERQEDIPLLVAHFLEKYGKEFGKPGAAVAVSPEAMQLLLAYSWPGNVRELENCIERGLLLAEEGGLAPEVLPGPVRKLAESDRALGGDSLSIKKAEEELEREFIRRALEITGGNRTHAARLLEISHRSLLYKIKEFGLE from the coding sequence ATGCTCCGGGTAATGCTCGGCAAACACAATTACGCGGTAGATGTAGCTACGGACGGGGCAGCAGGCGTTACCCTTGCCCGACAGCAGCCGTATGATTTCATTCTCTGCGATATCCGGATGCCGGTGCTGGACGGACTCGGTTTCCTGCGCCAGGCCCAGGCGGCCGGAGTGACGGCCACGATCATCATGATGTCAGCCTATGGCACTGTCGATACGGCGATCGCCTGTATGAAGGAAGGGGCCTACGACTATGTCGCCAAGCCGTTCAAAAACGATGAGATCCTGCTGGTCCTGAAGAAGGCGGAAGAACGGGAGCGGCTGAAGGCAGAAAACAGGCGGTTGCGGGAAGAGGTGGCCCGGGAATACTCGTTTGCCAATATCATTTCCCGCAACGAACGAATGAAGGATATCTTTGCGCTGGTCAGGAAGGTCTGTGACGTCAGGACGCCGGTGTTGCTGCTTGGCGAGTCGGGAACGGGCAAGGAACTGGTGGCGCGAGCCATTCATTATCATGGCAGTCGGCGGGACGGCCCCTTTGTAGCACTCAATTGCGGGGCGATCCCGGAGAATCTCCTCGAATCGGAACTGTTCGGCCATGTCCGCGGCGCCTTTACCGATGCCGCTGCCGACCGGCGGGGGCTGTTCGAGGAGGCCGACGGAGGTACCCTCTTCCTCGACGAAATCGGTGACATGCCGCTCTCTCTCCAGGTCAAGTTGCTGCGAGTGCTCCAGGAGGGCGAGCTGCGCCGCCTTGGGGGGGCAAAGCAGATCAAAGTTGATGTGCGGATTATTTCCGCAACAGCCAAACGGCTCGATGCGGAGGTTGCGGCGGGAAATTTTCGCGAAGATCTCTATTTCCGCCTTAACGTGGTCAGTATCACCTTGCCGCCGCTCCGGGAACGACAGGAGGATATCCCCCTGCTCGTTGCCCATTTCCTGGAAAAATACGGCAAGGAATTCGGCAAACCGGGAGCGGCGGTGGCGGTTTCTCCCGAGGCGATGCAGCTGCTCCTGGCTTATTCCTGGCCAGGCAATGTCCGTGAACTGGAGAATTGCATCGAGCGTGGGCTGCTTCTTGCCGAAGAAGGGGGGCTTGCCCCGGAGGTCCTCCCCGGGCCAGTCAGGAAGCTGGCAGAGTCCGATCGTGCGCTCGGTGGAGATTCTCTCTCCATCAAAAAGGCCGAGGAAGAACTCGAAAGGGAGTTTATTCGTCGAGCCCTGGAAATTACCGGCGGCAACCGGACCCATGCTGCCCGGCTCCTGGAGATCAGTCATCGCTCGCTGCTTTATAAAATCAAGGAGTTCGGTCTGGAATAA
- a CDS encoding sensor histidine kinase yields the protein MKQFRFSLSFLILSSLSFLLILTWILLSLISFKTAEKDLLQQKNERARILLGSFVALMPPSLDKIGESAAGILAQRLAREDEFIGLTVIDRDRLTRYALGQQGAVDRRLLETLQTGAEFSWLPAGGEVLCRSAPVLVNGQVAGAVRLMLSLKGERRLMAQSRHLLLAYFALDFLLLLAVGSFLLSRFIVVPIRRLLGATERISSGDFSSHATVPGGREVANLAESFNRMVDTLRTKQEEVQRYVHSLEQANRQLHEAREEAIHSEKMASIGLLAAGTAHEIGTPLAAIMGYAGLLGDELAADAEKADYVRRIEQDAERIDRIVSDLLNYARPADGVVEECDVNTLVAATVEMLDRQGAFKGIKLALAIDPELPPLQADPHQLQQVLINLLINARDAMPGGGRLDIRTADGTFALQPALLPAGEVSPAVRGRRTGDFGGAFRHSFAGNGEAAPCVWVEIADTGSGIDAAHLGKIFDPFFTTKEPGKGTGLGLAISARIIDSFGGRITVDSVVGRGTRFIVLLPVRISKEEE from the coding sequence GTGAAGCAGTTCAGATTCAGTCTCAGCTTCCTCATCCTGTCGTCGTTGTCTTTCCTTTTGATCCTCACCTGGATTCTGCTTAGTCTCATTTCGTTCAAGACTGCCGAAAAAGACCTGCTACAGCAAAAAAACGAACGGGCGCGGATTCTCCTCGGTTCGTTTGTTGCCCTTATGCCGCCGTCGCTCGATAAGATCGGCGAGTCCGCCGCCGGTATCCTGGCACAACGGCTGGCCCGTGAAGACGAATTTATCGGCCTGACGGTGATCGACCGTGATCGGCTGACACGCTATGCTCTCGGGCAGCAAGGGGCGGTTGACCGGCGCCTGCTCGAAACCCTGCAGACCGGTGCGGAATTCTCCTGGCTTCCCGCGGGGGGAGAGGTCCTCTGCCGCTCCGCACCGGTGCTCGTTAACGGTCAGGTCGCCGGCGCAGTGCGGCTGATGCTTTCGCTGAAAGGAGAACGGCGGCTGATGGCGCAGTCGCGCCATCTTCTTCTCGCTTATTTTGCCCTCGATTTTCTCTTGCTCCTGGCCGTCGGCTCGTTCCTGCTCTCCCGGTTTATTGTCGTCCCGATCCGGAGGTTGCTGGGCGCCACCGAGCGGATCAGTTCCGGTGATTTTTCCAGCCATGCTACGGTGCCGGGGGGGCGGGAGGTTGCCAATCTGGCCGAATCGTTCAACCGGATGGTCGATACGCTCCGGACCAAGCAGGAAGAGGTCCAGCGCTACGTTCATTCGCTGGAACAGGCCAATCGGCAGTTGCATGAGGCCCGCGAAGAGGCGATTCACTCTGAAAAGATGGCGTCGATCGGCTTGCTGGCGGCGGGGACAGCCCATGAAATCGGTACTCCGCTCGCGGCCATCATGGGCTATGCCGGGCTGCTGGGCGACGAGTTGGCAGCCGATGCCGAAAAGGCCGACTACGTTCGCCGGATTGAACAGGACGCGGAGCGGATCGACCGGATCGTCAGCGATCTTCTGAATTATGCCCGGCCGGCTGACGGCGTGGTGGAGGAATGCGACGTCAATACTCTGGTTGCTGCTACCGTCGAAATGCTCGATCGCCAGGGAGCGTTCAAGGGGATCAAACTCGCCCTGGCCATCGACCCCGAGTTGCCACCACTGCAGGCTGACCCGCATCAATTGCAACAGGTGCTGATCAACCTGCTGATCAATGCACGGGATGCGATGCCCGGTGGTGGGCGGCTGGATATCCGGACTGCCGACGGTACTTTCGCTTTGCAGCCAGCGCTATTACCTGCCGGGGAAGTGTCACCGGCCGTGCGCGGGCGGCGTACGGGCGACTTCGGCGGCGCGTTTCGGCACTCGTTTGCCGGTAATGGTGAAGCGGCCCCCTGCGTTTGGGTCGAGATTGCCGATACGGGGAGCGGCATCGATGCGGCCCATCTCGGCAAGATTTTCGATCCGTTTTTCACCACCAAGGAGCCCGGGAAGGGAACGGGACTCGGGCTGGCCATTTCTGCCCGCATCATTGATTCTTTCGGTGGAAGAATTACCGTCGACAGCGTTGTCGGCCGGGGAACGCGCTTTATCGTCTTGCTGCCGGTGCGTATCAGCAAGGAGGAAGAGTGA